From Paenibacillus sp. V4I7, one genomic window encodes:
- the zapA gene encoding cell division protein ZapA: MNAEDKTRITVDIYGHQYKLKASTSTNYMKRVAEYVNDQMFRIAKGYPRLDSQKIAVLAAVNMADECFRMNEIMEELTKAQKDQVATKAAYDKLIVNFNELKQEYEQQQTSISEQNAKLVQGNQTQEQMKQEVQKAKQEQEQLRQQLQQAKQLQEQAKQQQQEQTKQQQEQAKQQQEQVKQQLEQVKQQLEQEKRQQIQVRQLLDQEKQQHQQTKQQFEQEKQQKALQLQKLNEQHRVEKQSLSEIHLQDKEMLHQQYQQDKEALMQLHLQDKEIINMQQQEEIFKLSNQYLVEKETLVNQHQEELENITIQHQTELETITNQLQERINTITNQLQERINAISNQHNEKIDIITNQHQEEIETLTIKHQEELETLTALYQDEADAKILRFEQDKGNLVGEFQERQTNIIQQLEDQKSTIITQYQAQIDALLEQQQLERSTLAQHFEEEKERILAQARREKEELMRQSLNDEAQQKELQNIKEEYRELREEYAKLQNEYNEWIELVETDSPGR; the protein is encoded by the coding sequence GTGAACGCTGAAGATAAAACGAGGATTACCGTTGATATATATGGACACCAATACAAATTAAAAGCTAGCACCAGCACCAATTACATGAAGCGAGTAGCTGAATACGTGAACGACCAAATGTTTCGTATTGCAAAAGGTTATCCGCGGCTAGATTCACAGAAAATCGCCGTTTTGGCTGCCGTGAACATGGCAGATGAGTGCTTCCGTATGAACGAAATCATGGAAGAACTGACCAAAGCCCAAAAGGACCAAGTAGCAACCAAAGCCGCCTATGATAAATTAATCGTAAACTTTAACGAATTGAAACAAGAATATGAGCAACAACAGACATCCATAAGTGAACAAAATGCTAAGCTAGTACAAGGTAACCAAACGCAAGAGCAAATGAAACAAGAAGTGCAGAAAGCAAAACAAGAACAAGAGCAGTTGAGGCAACAACTACAACAAGCAAAACAACTACAAGAGCAAGCTAAACAACAACAACAAGAACAAACTAAACAACAGCAAGAACAAGCTAAACAGCAGCAAGAGCAAGTCAAGCAACAACTTGAACAAGTCAAACAACAGCTAGAGCAAGAAAAACGTCAACAAATACAAGTAAGACAACTGCTAGACCAAGAAAAACAACAACACCAACAAACAAAGCAACAATTCGAACAAGAGAAACAACAAAAAGCACTTCAGCTTCAAAAGCTGAACGAACAACACAGAGTCGAAAAACAATCTCTCTCAGAAATACACTTGCAAGACAAAGAAATGTTACATCAGCAATATCAACAAGACAAAGAAGCACTAATGCAGCTACATCTGCAGGATAAAGAAATCATAAACATGCAACAGCAAGAAGAGATCTTTAAACTTTCGAACCAGTATCTAGTGGAAAAGGAAACACTCGTTAATCAACATCAAGAGGAACTAGAAAACATCACAATCCAACATCAAACGGAACTTGAAACTATCACAAACCAACTTCAAGAGAGAATAAATACAATTACGAACCAACTCCAAGAAAGAATAAATGCAATTTCAAACCAACATAATGAGAAAATAGATATAATTACAAATCAACATCAAGAGGAAATTGAAACTCTTACAATCAAGCACCAAGAGGAACTAGAAACGCTAACCGCCCTTTACCAAGACGAGGCTGATGCTAAGATTCTTCGTTTTGAGCAAGATAAAGGCAATCTAGTTGGGGAATTCCAAGAACGACAAACAAACATTATTCAACAGCTTGAGGACCAAAAATCAACCATTATTACCCAATATCAAGCGCAAATTGATGCCTTACTAGAGCAGCAGCAATTAGAACGAAGTACCCTTGCTCAACATTTTGAAGAAGAAAAAGAACGGATTTTAGCACAGGCCCGCAGAGAAAAAGAAGAGCTAATGCGCCAAAGCTTGAACGATGAAGCTCAGCAAAAAGAACTTCAAAATATCAAAGAAGAGTATAGAGAACTGCGCGAGGAATATGCTAAGCTGCAGAATGAATACAATGAGTGGATCGAGCTTGTAGAAACAGACAGCCCTGGCAGGTAA